The Caldisericaceae bacterium genomic sequence TCAGGGTGACAGGGGAAAAAGAAATAGGATGACAGGGGAAAAAGAAATAGGATGACAGGGGAAAAAGAAATAGGATGACAGGGGAAAAAGAAATAGGGTGACATGGGAATAAGAAATAGGATGACAAGGGAAAAAGAAATAGGATGACAAGGGAAAAAGAAATAGGATGACAAGGTAGGAGGATTCAGGGAAACTAAGAAAAAGAGTGCTAAGGATAACAAACAGAAAACTTTAGGATGAAGTGGTGAGTGTTATTCTGCAATTTTTTCCTTGTGAAAGCAAGTGTGAAACTGAAGGATCTTATTTTTTTTTGCTAAAAGGGTGAAAAATTCCCCGCGATACTTCTCCCAATTTAACTTATTGATAAAATCTTAGTTTTGGTAAAACTAAATGACGGAGAATTTTTTTTCAAAAAACCTATTTTATGGAACACTATAGGATTATAATAAAATAAGGAGGTTAAAATGGTAAACATTAATGAGAAAGCAACAGATTTCGAATTACAAGATGCTTACAACAAAACACATAGACTGAGCGATTATAGGGGAAAAACGGTAGTGCTCTATTTTTACCCGAAAGCTCTTACATCTGGCTGCACTAAAGAAGCAGATGACTTTAGAGACAACTACGAAATTCTAAAAGAGTTAAATGCCGAAGTTATTGGAATAAGTGGAGACAAACCTGAAACCTTAAAAAAATTCATTGAGAAAGAAAACTTGCCTTTTGTTCTTCTGTCTGATACCGATTACTCTGTTTGTAAGACTTACGAAGTGTATGTAAAAAAGAGTATGTATGGAAAAACTTACTTTGGAATTGAAAGAACAACGATTATAATTGATAAAGAAGGTATCATAAGGAAGATTTATAGGAAAGTAAAAGTTAACGGACATGTTCAAGATGTAATAAACTCTATTAAAAGTATGGAGGTTTAGATGAGAGCATTAATAATCGTAGATATGCTTAAAGATTTTGTTGAAGATTGGGGTGCATTAAGAATAGATGGTGCAAAAACTATTATACCATACATTAAAAGCCTAAAAGAAGAATTCGTTAAAGAAAATAACCCAGTAATTTATATTTGTGATAGCCACGATGCAAACGACAAAGAGTTTAATATCTGGCCTCCTCACTGCGTTGAAGGAACAGAAGGAGCAGAAATTGTTGATGAATTAAAAAATAGTGAAAAAGATATTGTGATAAAAAAGAAAACTTATTCTGGATTCTTTAGCACAAACTTAGATGAAACTCTAAAAGCATTAAATGTTGATAAACTGTACATTGTAGGTGTTGCAACGAATATTTGTGTCCACTATACAGCATCTGATGCAATTCTAAGAGGTTATGAAGTGTTTATACCGTGGAAAGGGACAAAAGGAATAACAAAAGAAGACGAAGCATACATGAAGAAACATTTTACGAACGTCTTAAAAACTAAAATTATTGAGGGGTAAATCATGGTAGACAAAAATTTAATTTTAAAAAAGGTCGAGGAAAAAGGTAAAGAAGGCATAACAAAAAGTGAATTAAGAAAAAAGATAAAAATTAAAAAAGAAGAGTTAGAGGCGTTGGTAGAAGCATTAACAAAAGAAAATAAGATTATTGATAAAAGAGGTAGACTCTTTGCAAAGTCATTCGAAGAAAAAGAAAGTGCATTTGTTAGCCTTGAAGAGCTTGAAAAAACGAAAAAAGAAATTTTCAAGGAAATTGACTCTCTAAAAGGTAAGATCGCCGAACTCAAAAACGAAATAGATAGAGTGTACGAATACGTTGATGATGTGTTTTTATATCTTAAAAAGGAAAAGGGTATTACCAGCCAAAAACCGAGTATAGATGATTTACTCATCATTTATGATAATCTCAATGCAACCCATAATTTTGGAGACTCAATCCCCTTACCCCTATTCAAAGATGAGATACTTGAAAAATATAACATAAGTGAGAATGAAATTGATGAACTTCTTCTTGAACTTGATAGGAAAGAAATCATCTACCTTCAGACACTTGATAATAAAAACGATTTTGAAGATAGCAACAGAGGGATAAACTACCAAGGGCGACTGCTTTATTTCATAACATGGATGAAAAGACAATTTTAGAAGAATTTAAAAAACTTAGACCTTTTTCGGATAGTGTTGTAAAAGATCCACTTACAAACGATATTATTGATGTTGAAAGTATCAATAAAGATTCATTTAACGACATTATATCAACTTTAGAAGCAGTTAAAAAAACTAAAAAGCCAGAAATTCACGTTATTCAAGGAGAACCAGGAAGTGGCAAATCGCATCTACTTGCAAGAATATACAGAAATGCAGAAAAAGAGCGTTTTTTATTTGCTTTATACAATCCAAAATCTGTAAACTCAAAACAGATTTACTCTTCTTTACTAAAAAGCCTTTTTAGTTGTTTTGAAACAACCCACCCAGAATTAAAATCAAAACCTATTAACCACATTAAAGGTGAAATCATAAAAATTGGGTTAAGAAATTATCCCGAAGAAAAAGTAAAAGGCAAACTCAAAGCACTTATTGAGGAAATTAAACACCAAGAGAATAAAACTCTCCCTTACTCTACATACATTACATTTACTTCAATCAATAAAGAAGACCAAAAGGTGCTTAGATCTTACATAATTAACGAAACCTTAAAATTCATAAAAGAGAAAAGTGAAAAACAACTTGGAAAAATATACTTAAAACCAATACTCAGTGCGCTTATTAACGAAGAAACATACGATATTCTTTTGGACTTAATTAACGAAGGAAATTTAGACAAAGAAAGCACGAAAAAAATTTCACTTTCAAGTGGTTTTGCAATTAACGAGGACATAGCAGAAGAGATGCTTGCAAGTTTAGTCCTTATTAGCCCTTTTCCAATTCTCATTTCAATTGACCAATTAGAACATATAGACTCGCACTTATCTCAAGACGAAATTAAAAATACACTGGAAACTATCATTGATTTTGTAATTAATTCAACAAATGTTGCACTTCTTTTAAGTGCTCAAACCCAGATATTCCAAAAATGGAGAGGTTTTTTACCGCAACATTTACAGCAAAGATTAACAAAGGTTGCAACTCTAAAACCAATGACATTTGACGAAGGTTTAGAGATAATTAAAAAAAGAAACGCCCACTATTTTTCACTTCTTTCTTTTAAGCCTGATAACGCCTTATTTCCATTTGATGAAAATAAACTAAGAAGATTAATGGAAGAATATAGAATTAGGTCTCCAAGAGGCGTAATAAAACTTGCAGATCAGTTGCTTAACGGAGAACAAATTTCAGTAAAAAAAGAAACGGTAAAAGAAATTTTTAATAAAATCCTCCAAAAAACAAAATATGAAGTCTTTAAATTTGACGAAAGATTTGGTGAATTACTGATTGCTCTTCTCAATGGAAAAAGATTATACGAGAGAAGTAAAAAGTTAATCATACAAGTTAACGATAAAATCATTGCTATAGACAACTCACACACCTACTTTAGCACAGTAAAAAAATTATCTGCTCTAAAAAGAAAAAAGAAATTTAGCATAATTACGCTTGTAAGAGAAAAAGATAAAACCATTACCGAAAAAAGAAAATCTTACGCCATTATCCAAAAGGATAACATACAAGTAAGGTACTTTACAGAAGTTGAAGGAAAAGAAATTATTGCCGCATACGAACTATTAAGTTATACCGAGTCACAAGATTATGAGTTAGATTTAAAAGAAGTAAAAGACTTTGTAAAAAATTTTGTGATAGAATGCTTGCCTAAGACAAAAGAAATAAATAACCCGGAGATTTTAAACATCTTAGAACGCATCAAGAAAGATTTACAAAGACGTGTTATGATAGTCCGACTTTCAACATACACACAATCTGAAACACCTGAGGTGAGAGAATTGATTATAGAGAAACTAAAAGAATTGAACGAATTTGAAGTAAAAGAAAGAGATGACGGAGACTATTTCATACTTAGAAAGCCCGCTTGAAATTTCAGTTTCTGATGTGCTTACTTTTACGAAATGCAAAAGAGCCTTTGCGTATAAACTTGATGGTAAAAAGGTTAATTTTAGATTTGAAAAGTCAACCTACACTGGCATAAAAACACATAAAATTCTAAGTGACTTTGCAAGGTATTTTGAAGCAAATCTATTTGAAAGGAGCTTAGAAAAAAAATCGTTTAATGAGATTTATTATTACTTGAGAAGTCTTTTCTTTAATTCTGTAAAAAAAGAGTTAGAGACCGACAGACTTTCATCTTACGATGAAATTATGGAGTTTTTGGACAATTTTTCTGGATACATTGCAAGTATCATAGAAAAAACTAAAAATACACAGATATTTACTTTCCCAGAAAAACCAATTAAGTTTGAACTGTTTAAAAATCTATACATAAAAGGCAGAATTGACGTTTTAATTAATGATGGAGAAAAATTAAGACTCATAGATTACAAAACTAAAAGTGAAAATGTTAATGACGATACAATTCAATTATCACTTTATTACAAGGGCTTAAAAGAAGCATACAACCGTAAAGTAATACCAACAGTCTTATATTTTGAAAAGAACTGGATTAATTCAGAAGAGTTAGACGAAGATTTAATAAATAATGTTCTCAATCTAATAACTTCGGAACTAAAAAAATTTTTCAAAAAATACAAAACTCAAAATTACGAATTTGAGGTTGAATCTTTTGAATACTGCAAATTCTGTAGCCTAAAAAACACACCCAAATGCAAATTACTTAGAAATTCCTCTATATAAGCCAATAACCTTCCCAATAATTTTTACATCCCTTGTAATAAATATGGGTTTATACGCAGGATTTTCAGGAACAAGGTAAACACCATCTTTAAATTT encodes the following:
- the bcp gene encoding thioredoxin-dependent thiol peroxidase; its protein translation is MVNINEKATDFELQDAYNKTHRLSDYRGKTVVLYFYPKALTSGCTKEADDFRDNYEILKELNAEVIGISGDKPETLKKFIEKENLPFVLLSDTDYSVCKTYEVYVKKSMYGKTYFGIERTTIIIDKEGIIRKIYRKVKVNGHVQDVINSIKSMEV
- a CDS encoding cysteine hydrolase, with product MRALIIVDMLKDFVEDWGALRIDGAKTIIPYIKSLKEEFVKENNPVIYICDSHDANDKEFNIWPPHCVEGTEGAEIVDELKNSEKDIVIKKKTYSGFFSTNLDETLKALNVDKLYIVGVATNICVHYTASDAILRGYEVFIPWKGTKGITKEDEAYMKKHFTNVLKTKIIEG
- a CDS encoding PD-(D/E)XK nuclease family protein, with translation MTETISYLESPLEISVSDVLTFTKCKRAFAYKLDGKKVNFRFEKSTYTGIKTHKILSDFARYFEANLFERSLEKKSFNEIYYYLRSLFFNSVKKELETDRLSSYDEIMEFLDNFSGYIASIIEKTKNTQIFTFPEKPIKFELFKNLYIKGRIDVLINDGEKLRLIDYKTKSENVNDDTIQLSLYYKGLKEAYNRKVIPTVLYFEKNWINSEELDEDLINNVLNLITSELKKFFKKYKTQNYEFEVESFEYCKFCSLKNTPKCKLLRNSSI